One stretch of Streptomyces agglomeratus DNA includes these proteins:
- a CDS encoding PAC2 family protein yields MALAQESAGLVMLYHFDGYIDAGEAGEQIVGKLLDTLPHQVVARFDHDRLVDYRARRPLLTFRRDRWAEYEAPEIDVRLVQDATGAPFLLLSGPEPDVEWERFALAVQQIVERLGVRLSVNFHGIPMGVPHTRPVGLTPHGNRTDLMPGHRSPFDEAQVPGSAESLIEFRLEESGHDVLGVAAHVPHYVARSSYPDAALTALEAITAATGLVLPAVAHSLRTEARRTQDEIDRQVGEGDEELVSLVQGLEHQYDAVAGAVTRGNLVAEPVDLPSADEIGLEFERFLAEREGDV; encoded by the coding sequence ATGGCGCTTGCGCAGGAATCGGCCGGACTGGTCATGCTCTATCACTTCGACGGGTACATCGACGCGGGTGAGGCCGGCGAGCAGATCGTCGGGAAGCTGCTGGACACACTGCCCCACCAGGTCGTGGCCCGTTTCGACCACGACAGGCTGGTGGACTACCGCGCCCGCCGCCCCCTCCTGACGTTCCGGCGCGACAGGTGGGCCGAGTACGAGGCACCCGAGATCGACGTCCGGCTCGTCCAGGACGCGACCGGAGCGCCCTTCCTGCTGCTCTCGGGACCCGAGCCGGACGTGGAGTGGGAACGGTTCGCCCTCGCCGTACAGCAGATCGTCGAGCGGCTCGGTGTGCGCCTCTCGGTGAACTTCCACGGCATCCCGATGGGCGTCCCGCACACCCGCCCCGTCGGCCTCACCCCGCACGGCAACCGCACCGACCTCATGCCCGGTCACCGCAGCCCGTTCGACGAGGCGCAGGTGCCCGGCAGCGCGGAGTCGCTCATCGAGTTCCGCCTGGAGGAATCGGGGCACGACGTCCTCGGCGTCGCGGCGCACGTGCCGCACTACGTCGCGCGTTCGTCGTACCCCGACGCCGCGCTGACGGCCCTGGAGGCGATCACGGCGGCGACCGGACTGGTGCTGCCGGCCGTCGCGCATTCGCTGCGTACGGAGGCCAGGCGCACCCAGGACGAGATCGACCGGCAGGTGGGGGAGGGCGACGAGGAGCTCGTCTCGCTCGTACAGGGCCTGGAGCACCAGTACGACGCGGTGGCGGGAGCGGTGACGCGGGGCAACCTGGTCGCCGAACCCGTCGATCTGCCGTCGGCCGACGAGATCGGCCTCGAATTCGAACGCTTTCTCGCGGAGCGGGAGGGCGACGTCTAG
- a CDS encoding SNF2-related protein, translating into MTYTGRRAAVFLPAELPREGRIALWDPDGGTPPDATTEITVVRRHGTDGAPVRGHSTSDSPVPLHTVPAVLLSLSDALPLLARARHDPAAHPATRCWGAAALHALHLAARGRLLPGLTTGDHDAWRAGPLDADDIAQVRAIAAAMPPEAHAVPLPGRTPLQLPAPEALVKAFLDAVVDTLPRTPSAAYAVGAPFAARAAQHLPGLREWAAEVAAGMDAGVRVSLRLDLSQFELFDSAANETPHEEAHVEGKDGSGHDGSEYGGSRYEDSVSGDSENAGAERRAGTALVQVHSLADPTHVIDAAALWSGGGREGFGPRARIDAVLALRRAARVWAPLGRLLERPVPDVLALSEDELYELLGPASARLGAAGVAVHWPRELARTLTATAVVRPAPGSATDGTSFFDAQELFAFSWQLAVGGEPLSEADMDALAEAHRPIVRLRDQWVVVDPALVRKARKRELGLLQPVDALAAALTGSAEVDGEQVEAVPVGALAALRDRLTNGPGTSTAVAQPPGLDATLRDYQLRGLAWLDQMTSLGLGGCLADDMGLGKTITVIALHLRRARRAPTLVVCPASLLGNWQREIKRFAPGVPVRRFHRTARTLETAGEPDGGFVLTTYGTMRTSAPELAAHTWGMVVADEAQHVKNPYSSTAKALRTIPAPARIALTGTPVENNLSELWALLDWTTPGLLGPLKSFRARHARLVESGEDDEASERLARLVRPFLLRRKKSDPGIVPELPPKTETDHPVSLTREQASLYEASVRESMAAIEVSEGIARRGLVMKLLSSLKQICNHPAQYLKEDTRRLRGRSGKLELLDELLDTILSEGGSVLIFTQYVTMARLLADHLTARAVPSQLLHGGTPVARREEMVDRFQSGEVPVFLLSLKAAGTGLNLTRAAHVIHYDRWWNPAVEDQATDRAYRIGQTQPVQVHRLVAEGTVEDRIAELIASKRALADAVLGGGEAALTELTDRELADLVSLRRPS; encoded by the coding sequence ATGACGTATACGGGACGTCGCGCCGCGGTTTTTCTGCCCGCCGAGCTGCCGCGCGAAGGCAGGATCGCCCTCTGGGACCCGGACGGCGGGACGCCGCCCGACGCCACCACCGAGATCACGGTCGTACGCCGGCACGGCACCGATGGCGCCCCCGTACGCGGCCACAGCACCAGCGACAGCCCCGTACCCCTTCACACGGTGCCCGCCGTCCTCCTTTCTCTCTCCGACGCGCTGCCCCTGCTGGCCCGAGCCCGTCACGACCCCGCCGCGCACCCAGCCACCCGCTGCTGGGGCGCGGCCGCGCTGCACGCCCTGCACCTCGCCGCGCGGGGCCGGCTGCTGCCCGGACTCACCACCGGGGACCACGACGCCTGGCGGGCCGGGCCGCTCGACGCCGACGACATCGCGCAGGTACGGGCCATCGCCGCGGCCATGCCCCCCGAGGCCCACGCCGTCCCGCTGCCCGGCCGTACGCCCCTCCAGCTCCCCGCCCCCGAGGCCCTGGTGAAGGCGTTCCTCGACGCGGTCGTGGACACCCTGCCCCGGACGCCTTCGGCGGCCTACGCCGTCGGCGCGCCCTTCGCGGCACGCGCCGCGCAGCACCTCCCCGGCCTGCGGGAGTGGGCGGCGGAGGTAGCGGCGGGAATGGACGCGGGGGTGCGCGTATCGCTGCGCCTCGACCTGTCCCAGTTCGAGCTCTTCGACAGCGCGGCGAACGAGACGCCGCACGAAGAAGCACACGTCGAAGGGAAGGACGGCAGCGGGCACGACGGAAGCGAGTACGGCGGCAGCCGGTACGAAGACAGCGTGAGCGGCGACAGCGAGAACGCCGGAGCCGAACGCCGGGCGGGCACCGCCCTGGTCCAGGTCCACAGCCTGGCCGACCCGACGCACGTCATCGACGCGGCCGCCCTGTGGTCGGGCGGCGGCAGGGAGGGCTTCGGTCCGCGCGCCCGCATCGACGCGGTGCTGGCGCTGCGTCGCGCGGCCCGTGTGTGGGCGCCGCTCGGCCGCCTCCTCGAGCGCCCGGTTCCTGACGTACTGGCTCTGTCGGAGGACGAGTTGTACGAGCTGCTGGGCCCGGCGTCGGCCAGGCTCGGCGCGGCGGGCGTAGCGGTCCACTGGCCCAGGGAGCTGGCCCGTACCCTCACGGCGACCGCGGTCGTCCGCCCCGCGCCCGGATCGGCGACCGACGGCACATCCTTCTTCGACGCCCAGGAGCTGTTCGCCTTCAGCTGGCAGCTGGCGGTCGGGGGCGAGCCGCTCAGCGAGGCGGACATGGACGCCCTCGCCGAGGCGCACCGCCCGATCGTCCGGCTCCGGGACCAGTGGGTCGTGGTCGACCCGGCGCTCGTGCGCAAGGCACGCAAGCGTGAGCTGGGACTGTTGCAGCCGGTGGACGCACTGGCGGCAGCTCTCACGGGCAGCGCGGAGGTCGACGGCGAGCAGGTCGAGGCGGTCCCCGTAGGCGCCCTGGCCGCCCTGCGCGACCGGCTCACGAACGGCCCCGGCACGTCGACGGCGGTCGCCCAGCCGCCCGGTCTCGACGCCACCCTGCGCGACTACCAGTTGCGCGGGCTCGCCTGGCTGGACCAGATGACCTCCCTCGGCCTCGGCGGCTGCCTGGCCGACGACATGGGCCTCGGCAAGACGATCACCGTCATCGCCCTCCACCTCCGCCGCGCCCGGAGAGCGCCCACGCTCGTCGTCTGTCCCGCGTCCCTCCTCGGCAACTGGCAGCGGGAGATCAAGCGCTTCGCGCCGGGCGTCCCCGTACGACGCTTCCACCGCACGGCCCGCACGCTCGAAACCGCCGGGGAACCCGACGGCGGCTTCGTCCTGACGACGTACGGCACGATGCGTACGAGCGCGCCCGAACTGGCCGCCCACACCTGGGGGATGGTCGTCGCCGACGAGGCACAGCACGTCAAGAACCCGTACTCCTCCACGGCCAAGGCGCTGCGCACCATCCCCGCCCCCGCGCGCATCGCCCTGACCGGCACCCCGGTGGAGAACAACCTCTCCGAACTGTGGGCCCTGCTCGACTGGACGACGCCGGGCCTGCTCGGTCCGCTCAAGTCCTTCCGCGCCCGCCACGCCCGCCTGGTCGAGAGCGGCGAGGACGACGAGGCGTCCGAGCGCCTCGCTCGGCTCGTACGCCCCTTCCTCCTGCGCCGCAAGAAGTCCGACCCGGGCATCGTGCCGGAGCTGCCGCCCAAGACGGAGACCGACCACCCCGTCTCGCTCACCCGCGAACAGGCATCCCTCTACGAGGCGTCGGTACGGGAATCGATGGCGGCCATCGAGGTGTCGGAGGGCATCGCGCGCCGAGGTCTCGTCATGAAGCTCCTCTCCTCCCTCAAGCAGATCTGCAACCACCCGGCGCAGTATCTGAAGGAGGACACGCGCCGGCTCAGGGGCCGTTCCGGCAAGCTGGAGCTCCTCGACGAGCTTCTCGACACGATCCTGTCCGAGGGCGGCTCGGTCCTGATCTTCACGCAGTACGTGACCATGGCCCGCCTGCTCGCCGACCACCTCACGGCCCGCGCGGTCCCCTCCCAGCTCCTGCACGGGGGAACGCCCGTGGCCCGGCGCGAGGAGATGGTGGACCGCTTCCAGTCCGGAGAGGTCCCCGTCTTCCTGCTCTCCCTGAAGGCGGCCGGCACCGGCCTGAACCTCACCCGGGCCGCCCACGTCATCCACTACGACCGCTGGTGGAACCCGGCGGTCGAGGACCAGGCGACCGACCGGGCGTACCGCATCGGCCAGACGCAGCCGGTGCAGGTGCACCGGCTCGTCGCGGAGGGCACAGTCGAGGACCGTATCGCCGAACTGATCGCGTCCAAAAGGGCGTTGGCGGACGCCGTCCTCGGCGGCGGAGAAGCGGCTCTGACGGAACTGACCGACCGTGAACTGGCCGATCTGGTCTCGCTGCGGAGGCCGTCATGA
- the rpsA gene encoding 30S ribosomal protein S1 yields the protein MTSSTETTASTTPQVAVNDIGNEEAFLAAIDETIKYFNDGDIVDGVIVKVDRDEVLLDIGYKTEGVIPSRELSIKHDVDPNEVVKVGDEIEALVLQKEDKEGRLILSKKRAQYERAWGTIEKIKEEDGIVTGTVIEVVKGGLILDIGLRGFLPASLVEMRRVRDLQPYVGKELEAKIIELDKNRNNVVLSRRAWLEQTQSEVRQTFLTTLQKGQVRSGVVSSIVNFGAFVDLGGVDGLVHVSELSWKHIDHPSEVVEVGQEVTVEVLDVDMDRERVSLSLKATQEDPWQQFARTHQIGQVVPGKVTKLVPFGAFVRVDEGIEGLVHISELAERHVEIPEQVVQVNDEIFVKVIDIDLERRRISLSLKQANESFGSDPASVEFDPTLYGMAASYDDQGNYIYPEGFDPETNDWLEGFETQREAWETQYAEAQQRFEQHQAQVIKSREADEAAAAEGAAAPAAGAPAASGGSGGGSYSSESADNSGALASDEALAALREKLAGGQS from the coding sequence ATGACGAGCAGCACCGAGACCACCGCTTCCACCACCCCGCAGGTAGCGGTCAACGACATCGGTAACGAGGAAGCCTTCCTCGCCGCGATCGACGAGACGATCAAGTACTTCAACGACGGCGACATCGTCGACGGCGTCATCGTGAAGGTCGACCGGGACGAGGTCCTGCTCGACATCGGTTACAAGACCGAAGGCGTCATCCCCTCCCGCGAGCTTTCGATCAAGCACGACGTCGACCCCAATGAGGTCGTCAAGGTCGGCGACGAGATCGAAGCCCTTGTTCTCCAGAAGGAGGACAAGGAAGGTCGCCTCATCCTGTCCAAGAAGCGCGCACAGTACGAGCGCGCCTGGGGCACGATCGAGAAGATCAAGGAAGAGGACGGGATCGTCACCGGCACCGTCATCGAGGTCGTCAAGGGTGGTCTCATCCTCGACATCGGCCTCCGTGGCTTCCTGCCGGCCTCCCTCGTCGAGATGCGGCGTGTCCGCGACCTCCAGCCCTACGTGGGCAAGGAGCTCGAGGCCAAGATCATCGAGCTGGACAAGAACCGCAACAACGTGGTCCTGTCCCGCCGTGCCTGGCTCGAGCAGACCCAGAGCGAGGTCCGTCAGACCTTCCTCACGACCCTCCAGAAGGGCCAGGTCCGCTCCGGCGTCGTTTCCTCGATCGTCAACTTCGGTGCGTTCGTGGACCTGGGTGGCGTCGACGGTCTCGTGCACGTCTCTGAGCTCTCCTGGAAGCACATCGACCACCCCTCCGAGGTTGTCGAGGTCGGCCAGGAAGTCACCGTCGAGGTCCTCGACGTCGACATGGACCGCGAGCGCGTCTCGCTGTCGCTCAAGGCGACGCAGGAAGACCCGTGGCAGCAGTTCGCCCGTACGCACCAGATCGGGCAGGTTGTTCCCGGTAAGGTCACGAAGCTCGTTCCGTTCGGTGCGTTCGTGCGCGTCGACGAGGGCATCGAGGGTCTGGTCCACATCTCCGAGCTGGCCGAGCGCCACGTGGAGATCCCGGAGCAGGTCGTCCAGGTCAACGACGAGATCTTCGTCAAGGTCATCGACATCGACCTCGAGCGTCGCCGCATCAGCCTCTCGCTGAAGCAGGCCAACGAGTCGTTCGGCTCCGACCCGGCCTCGGTCGAGTTCGACCCGACCCTCTACGGCATGGCCGCGTCGTACGACGACCAGGGCAACTACATCTACCCCGAGGGCTTCGACCCCGAGACCAACGACTGGCTCGAGGGCTTCGAGACGCAGCGTGAGGCCTGGGAGACGCAGTACGCCGAGGCGCAGCAGCGCTTCGAGCAGCACCAGGCCCAGGTCATCAAGTCCCGCGAGGCCGACGAGGCCGCCGCTGCCGAGGGTGCTGCTGCCCCGGCCGCCGGCGCCCCGGCTGCCTCCGGCGGCAGCGGTGGCGGCTCCTACTCCTCGGAGTCGGCGGACAACTCCGGCGCCCTGGCGTCGGACGAGGCCCTGGCGGCGCTCCGCGAGAAGCTGGCGGGCGGCCAGAGCTGA
- a CDS encoding SWIM zinc finger family protein, protein MSANSAGSWWGNAWVEALEALSLDPARLARGHAYAGEGNVGAISVTPGRIITYVRGSRPRPYRTEIRLRTLSDDDWDRFLAMAAADPAHMAALLDKDMPHSLVDSAAEVGVDLLPAPGDLVPSCSCPDRGHPCKHAAAVCYETARLLDADPFVLLLMRGRAERELLDELARRNAAHSAREKPAPPPFPGVPAAAALTPRTLPPLPGPLPVPPHPGHASGAYPGTRGAPDPLSLDLLVTDAAARAHTLLTTGTDPTAALTPWQDAVRLAAAQPGSGLTASTRKLYATLAAAHDRSPTDLARAVAAWQQGGLTGLSVLETPWDPPAGPFDRARPALAAADLPRLRPHRNRLSDAERGIQLRLGRDDRWYPYESDPGTDDWWPTGAPDPDPVGALTELLDT, encoded by the coding sequence ATGAGTGCGAACAGCGCCGGCAGCTGGTGGGGCAACGCCTGGGTCGAGGCCCTGGAAGCCCTCTCGCTCGACCCCGCCCGCCTGGCCCGCGGCCATGCGTACGCCGGCGAGGGCAACGTCGGCGCGATCAGTGTGACGCCGGGGCGGATCATCACGTACGTACGGGGCAGCCGCCCCCGCCCGTACCGTACGGAGATCCGCCTGCGCACGCTCTCCGACGACGACTGGGACCGTTTCCTCGCCATGGCCGCGGCCGATCCGGCGCACATGGCGGCCCTGCTCGACAAGGACATGCCGCACTCCCTGGTGGATTCGGCGGCCGAGGTGGGCGTGGACCTGCTGCCGGCCCCCGGCGACCTGGTCCCGTCCTGCTCATGCCCGGACCGCGGCCACCCGTGCAAGCACGCGGCGGCGGTCTGCTACGAGACCGCACGCCTCCTGGACGCGGACCCCTTCGTCCTGCTCCTCATGCGCGGGCGGGCCGAGCGTGAGCTCCTCGACGAGCTGGCCCGCCGCAACGCGGCCCACTCCGCCCGCGAGAAGCCCGCACCCCCGCCCTTCCCGGGCGTACCGGCAGCAGCGGCCCTGACCCCGCGTACGCTGCCACCGCTCCCGGGCCCGCTGCCCGTACCCCCGCACCCGGGCCACGCGTCCGGCGCGTACCCCGGCACGCGGGGCGCTCCGGACCCCCTGTCCCTGGATCTCCTCGTCACGGACGCGGCGGCCCGCGCCCACACGCTCCTCACCACCGGCACCGACCCGACAGCGGCGCTCACCCCCTGGCAGGACGCGGTCCGGCTGGCCGCCGCCCAGCCCGGCTCCGGCCTGACCGCCTCGACCCGCAAGCTGTACGCCACCCTGGCCGCGGCCCACGACCGCAGCCCCACCGATCTCGCCCGCGCGGTGGCCGCCTGGCAGCAGGGGGGCCTGACCGGCCTGTCCGTACTCGAAACCCCGTGGGACCCACCAGCAGGCCCCTTCGACCGTGCCCGCCCGGCCCTGGCCGCCGCCGACCTCCCCCGCCTGCGGCCCCACCGCAACCGCCTCAGCGACGCGGAACGCGGCATCCAGCTCCGCCTCGGCCGGGACGACCGCTGGTACCCCTACGAATCCGACCCCGGCACGGACGACTGGTGGCCCACGGGCGCCCCGGACCCGGACCCGGTGGGCGCACTGACCGAACTGCTCGACACCTGA
- a CDS encoding DUF6343 family protein — MRTGSEPRTARSPLRLRLWLSLWGLLWTVGGAFAFASTGRTGWAIACGCLALVVTADLVMVVRHMRQGPHYQPGRDVPPYDPPRP, encoded by the coding sequence ATGCGTACGGGGAGTGAACCCAGGACCGCGCGCAGTCCCCTGCGGCTGCGGCTGTGGCTGAGCCTTTGGGGCCTGCTCTGGACCGTCGGCGGAGCGTTCGCCTTCGCCTCCACCGGCCGCACCGGCTGGGCCATCGCCTGCGGCTGCCTCGCCCTCGTCGTCACCGCCGACCTGGTGATGGTCGTACGGCACATGCGTCAGGGCCCGCACTACCAGCCCGGCCGCGACGTCCCGCCGTACGATCCGCCGCGTCCGTAG
- a CDS encoding tetratricopeptide repeat protein, which yields MPESSPETHIIDYRAAEHLLAARNPRGAVKLLDSVIAAHPENTAARLLRARAFFASAQLRSAELEFQLVLEREPDNAFAHFALARTYERALRADRAKRHFRLAAALDPKPEYLAAAQFDADE from the coding sequence GTGCCCGAAAGCAGCCCGGAGACCCACATCATCGACTACCGCGCGGCGGAGCACCTGCTGGCCGCACGCAATCCACGCGGAGCCGTGAAGCTCTTGGACTCGGTCATCGCGGCCCATCCGGAGAACACGGCGGCCCGTCTGCTGAGGGCGCGCGCCTTCTTCGCGTCCGCCCAACTGCGCTCGGCGGAGCTCGAATTCCAGCTCGTTCTGGAGCGGGAGCCGGACAACGCGTTCGCTCATTTCGCCCTGGCCCGGACGTACGAGCGTGCCTTGCGCGCTGACCGGGCGAAACGGCACTTCAGGCTGGCGGCGGCGCTCGACCCGAAGCCCGAGTATCTGGCGGCGGCGCAATTCGACGCGGACGAGTGA
- the coaE gene encoding dephospho-CoA kinase, with protein MLKVGLTGGIGAGKSEVSRLLVSYGAVLIDADKIAREVVEPGTPGLAAVVEAFGDDILTADGTLDRPKLGSIVFADASRLAVLNAIVHPLVGARSAELEGGAGTDAVVIHDVPLLAENGLAPLYDLVVVVDASPGTQLDRLVRLRGMTEDEARARMAAQASREQRLAIADLVIDNDGPLEALEPQVRKVWAELTERAGRSGR; from the coding sequence ATGCTGAAAGTGGGCCTGACCGGCGGAATCGGTGCCGGCAAGAGCGAAGTGTCGCGGCTGCTCGTCTCGTACGGAGCCGTACTGATCGACGCCGACAAGATCGCGAGGGAGGTCGTCGAGCCCGGAACTCCGGGGCTCGCGGCCGTCGTCGAGGCGTTCGGGGACGACATCCTCACGGCGGACGGGACCCTTGACCGCCCGAAGCTCGGCTCGATCGTCTTCGCGGACGCCTCCCGTCTCGCGGTGCTGAACGCGATCGTCCACCCGCTGGTGGGCGCGCGGTCGGCGGAGCTGGAGGGCGGGGCCGGAACGGACGCCGTCGTCATCCACGACGTACCCCTGCTCGCCGAGAACGGACTCGCGCCCCTGTACGACCTGGTGGTCGTGGTGGACGCGTCACCGGGCACCCAGCTGGACCGGCTGGTGCGGCTGCGCGGCATGACCGAGGACGAGGCGCGCGCCAGGATGGCCGCGCAGGCGAGCCGGGAGCAGCGGCTGGCGATCGCGGATCTGGTGATCGACAACGACGGCCCGCTGGAGGCCCTTGAGCCGCAGGTGCGCAAGGTCTGGGCGGAACTCACGGAGCGGGCCGGCAGGTCCGGGCGGTAG
- a CDS encoding TerD family protein, translated as MTKGANVALATLSENTGSVTISLEWSSPNGDGDADVSVLLLGADGKVRSNADFFFYNNPAAANGSVQLLGQTPTGNGNEDRIQLDLTALPSDVERAVVAASRHQRAAFGQLENLRITLTDAGGERLLGFSISGASVESAFVFGEMYRRNDEWKFRAVGQGYETGLAGLATDYGIEIDDDDEQDAEAPQAEPEGKKEREDVSGAAPPASAGVPAPRPAGPVVDAPAADVPVIATAEAGPATAAAGRRLRTARKKVTLPKAPRKSLAENDSWRSARLFPASSLKNDREREIRATSILLSVMAHVPEFGRRLTAGFGAPSGHIETFTEVTLPNGDSPRRPDGIIRIERAGKLWTALVETKTNGNPLKAQQVQDYMDIAARRGYEAVITLSNDVALEGSPLVLVKVDGRRKHKVALWHLSWAEVTHQAQMLIRHEGVRNEIRAWMLQELLQYLQHENSGCHGFQNMGPAWVPVRNGIDQETLCPGDQRAVLVVESWERLIRQVCLRLGGELGEKVMPVQRARRGTDPQSRRTALAERFCEDGRLHAEIRIDGAAGVLAVTADLRLGKLRTSIDVAAPDQVYPLSRVKRLLKQLVEAPADLHVQTLLDGQGAGPRGTLEKLRPEPGDLVPRNAGQISGFRLSLSKSVGSTRGNAESGFIRSVDDAVDRFYSSVIVHLEAWAGRRSPEGAPA; from the coding sequence ATGACCAAGGGTGCCAACGTCGCTCTGGCAACGCTCAGCGAGAACACCGGATCCGTCACCATCAGCCTGGAATGGAGCAGCCCCAACGGGGACGGGGACGCCGACGTCTCCGTACTGCTGCTGGGTGCGGACGGAAAGGTGCGCAGCAATGCCGACTTCTTCTTCTACAACAACCCCGCCGCGGCCAACGGCAGCGTGCAGCTCCTCGGTCAGACGCCGACCGGCAACGGTAACGAGGACCGCATCCAGCTGGACCTCACCGCCTTACCCTCCGACGTCGAGCGGGCCGTGGTCGCGGCCAGTCGCCATCAGCGCGCCGCCTTCGGCCAGTTGGAGAACCTCCGCATCACGCTGACCGACGCCGGCGGCGAGCGGCTCCTCGGCTTCTCGATCTCCGGGGCGAGCGTGGAGAGCGCGTTCGTGTTCGGGGAGATGTACCGGCGCAACGACGAGTGGAAATTCCGGGCCGTCGGACAGGGTTACGAGACAGGGCTGGCCGGGCTGGCCACCGACTACGGCATCGAGATCGACGATGACGACGAGCAGGACGCGGAGGCCCCGCAGGCGGAGCCGGAGGGCAAGAAGGAGCGGGAAGACGTCTCCGGTGCGGCGCCGCCGGCCTCGGCCGGTGTCCCGGCGCCGAGGCCGGCAGGGCCCGTCGTGGACGCTCCGGCCGCCGACGTTCCGGTGATCGCCACGGCTGAAGCCGGCCCTGCCACCGCTGCGGCCGGGCGCCGGCTGCGTACCGCCAGGAAGAAGGTGACGCTCCCCAAGGCGCCCCGGAAGTCACTGGCGGAGAACGACTCCTGGCGAAGCGCGCGGCTGTTCCCCGCTTCCTCCCTCAAGAACGACAGGGAGCGTGAGATCCGGGCGACCTCCATCCTGCTGTCCGTCATGGCTCATGTGCCGGAGTTCGGCCGGCGCCTCACCGCCGGTTTCGGGGCGCCGTCCGGCCACATCGAGACGTTCACGGAAGTCACGCTGCCGAACGGCGACAGCCCCAGGCGACCGGACGGCATCATCCGCATCGAGCGCGCGGGCAAGCTCTGGACGGCACTGGTGGAGACCAAGACCAACGGGAATCCGCTCAAGGCCCAGCAGGTCCAGGACTACATGGACATCGCTGCCCGACGCGGGTACGAAGCCGTGATCACCCTCTCCAACGATGTGGCACTCGAAGGCAGCCCTCTCGTCCTCGTCAAGGTCGACGGCCGGCGAAAGCACAAGGTGGCCCTGTGGCACCTGTCCTGGGCCGAGGTAACCCATCAGGCTCAGATGCTGATCCGCCACGAAGGCGTACGGAACGAGATCCGTGCCTGGATGCTCCAGGAACTGCTCCAGTACCTCCAGCACGAGAACTCCGGTTGCCACGGCTTCCAGAACATGGGGCCTGCCTGGGTACCGGTACGCAACGGCATCGACCAGGAGACCCTCTGCCCGGGCGACCAGCGCGCCGTGCTCGTCGTCGAGAGCTGGGAACGGCTCATCCGGCAGGTCTGCCTGAGGCTGGGAGGTGAGCTCGGTGAGAAGGTCATGCCGGTCCAGCGCGCCAGGCGGGGAACGGATCCGCAGTCCCGGCGCACCGCGCTCGCGGAGCGCTTCTGCGAGGACGGGCGGCTGCACGCCGAAATCCGCATCGACGGAGCGGCCGGAGTGCTGGCTGTCACCGCGGACCTCCGGCTCGGCAAGCTGCGCACCTCCATCGACGTCGCGGCTCCCGATCAGGTCTATCCGCTCAGCAGAGTCAAGCGTCTGCTGAAGCAGCTCGTGGAAGCACCGGCCGACCTGCACGTGCAAACCCTGCTTGACGGTCAGGGGGCAGGCCCGCGCGGCACACTGGAGAAGCTGCGGCCGGAACCCGGGGATCTCGTCCCGAGGAATGCCGGACAGATTTCCGGTTTCCGGCTGTCCCTCTCCAAGAGCGTGGGCAGCACGCGGGGCAACGCCGAGTCCGGATTCATCCGCAGTGTCGACGACGCGGTGGACCGCTTCTACTCCAGTGTGATCGTGCACTTGGAGGCATGGGCCGGCCGCCGGTCGCCGGAGGGGGCACCGGCCTGA
- a CDS encoding DUF2293 domain-containing protein: MDLVAIEPEPHKRRHCAECRQGPLRFHTLEFNAVICLDCADLAHLVYLPRGNAALTRRAREASSLWAVVIRHSRRRRRYERQGLLVEAPALARAESACLADAEVRARRRARDAARRAAEDVRFTAALTTEILRLFPSCPLPRAEAVAAHTSQRGSGRVGRTAAGRALDEGAVTAAVRAAVRHEDTPYDNLLMSGVPRNKARARVAPAIEAVLTAWRSRP, from the coding sequence ATGGACCTGGTGGCGATCGAACCAGAACCACACAAGCGGAGACACTGCGCCGAGTGCCGCCAAGGCCCTCTGCGCTTCCACACCCTTGAGTTCAACGCGGTGATCTGCCTCGACTGCGCCGACCTGGCCCACCTCGTGTACCTCCCGCGGGGCAACGCGGCCCTGACGCGCAGAGCCCGCGAGGCGAGCTCGCTCTGGGCGGTCGTGATCCGCCACAGCCGGCGCCGCAGACGTTACGAACGCCAGGGCCTCCTGGTCGAGGCTCCGGCCCTGGCCCGGGCCGAGAGCGCCTGCCTGGCGGACGCCGAAGTCCGCGCCCGCCGCCGCGCCCGCGACGCGGCCCGCCGCGCGGCCGAGGACGTACGCTTCACCGCCGCCCTGACCACCGAGATCCTCCGCCTCTTCCCCTCCTGCCCACTCCCCCGGGCCGAGGCCGTCGCGGCCCACACCTCGCAACGCGGCAGCGGCCGCGTGGGCCGCACCGCCGCGGGCCGCGCACTGGACGAGGGCGCGGTAACGGCGGCGGTACGGGCCGCCGTCCGCCACGAGGACACCCCGTACGACAACCTGCTGATGAGCGGCGTCCCGAGGAACAAGGCGCGGGCGCGGGTGGCACCGGCGATAGAGGCGGTCCTCACGGCCTGGCGGTCAAGGCCGTGA